A section of the Eublepharis macularius isolate TG4126 chromosome 1, MPM_Emac_v1.0, whole genome shotgun sequence genome encodes:
- the YWHAQ gene encoding 14-3-3 protein theta: MEKTEMIQKAKLAEQAERYDDMATCMKAVTEQGAELSNEERNLLSVAYKNVVGGRRSAWRVISSIEQKTDGNDKKMQLVKDYREKVESELKSICTTVLELLDKYLIANATNPESKVFYLKMKGDYFRYLAEVASGDDRKQTIENSQAAYQEAFDISKKEMQPTHPIRLGLALNFSVFYYEILNNPELACTLAKTAFDEAIAELDTLNEDSYKDSTLIMQLLRDNLTLWTSDSAGEECDAAEGAEN, encoded by the exons ATGGAAAAGACCGAAATGATCCAGAAAGCCAAGCTAGCTGAGCAGGCAGAGCGCTATGATGATATGGCGACCTGCATGAAGGCAGTGACAGAGCAAGGTGCTGAATTATCCAATGAAGAACGCAATCTTCTCTCTGTGGCCTACAAGAATGTTGTAGGAGGGCGGCGCTCTGCTTGGCGGGTGATTTCTAGCATTGAGCAGAAAACTGATGGCAATGACAAGAAGATGCAACTTGTCAAGGACTACCGAGAGAAAGTGGAATCTGAACTTAAGTCCATCTGCACTACCGTTCTG GAGCTGCTGGACAAATATTTAATAGCCAATGCAACTAATCCAGAGAGCAAGGTATTTTACCTGAAGATGAAGGGAGATTACTTTCGATACCTTGCTGAAGTTGCAAGTGGAGATGACAGAAAAC AAACAATAGAAAACTCACAGGCAGCTTATCAGGAGGCATTTGACATCAGTAAGAAAGAGATGCAACCCACGCATCCCATTCGTTTGGGCCTAGCGCTTAACTTTTCTGTATTTTACTATGAGATCCTTAACAACCCAGAGCTGGCTTGTACATTGGCAAAGACA GCTTTTGATGAAGCCATTGCAGAACTTGATACACTGAATGAAGATTCATACAAAGACAGCACTCTCATTATGCAGTTGCTTAGAGACAACCTCACA ttaTGGACATCAGACAGCGCAGGAGAAGAATGTGATGCCGCGGAAGGTGCAGAAAACTAA